In one Capricornis sumatraensis isolate serow.1 chromosome 1, serow.2, whole genome shotgun sequence genomic region, the following are encoded:
- the POFUT2 gene encoding GDP-fucose protein O-fucosyltransferase 2: MAALAVVFLLLWAASWPSASASGEEFWPGQSAADILSGAASRRRYLLYDVNPPEGFNLRRDVYIRIASLLKTLLKTEEWALVLPPWGRLYHWQSPDIHQVRIPWSDFFDLPSLNRNIPVIEYEQFIAESGGPFIDQVYVLQGYAEGWKEGAWEEKIDSRPCIEPPLYSQDKHEYYRGWFWGYEETRGLNVSCLSVQGSASIIAPVLLRNTSARSVMLDRAENLLHDHYGGKEYWDTRRSMVFARHLRAVGDEFRSRYLNSTDVADGIPFEEDWTRMKVKLGSSLGGPYLGVHLRRKDFIWGHREDVPSLDGAVRKIRSLMKAHQLDKVFVATDAVRKELEELRRLLPEMVRFEPTWEELELYKDGGVAIVDQWICAHARFFIGTSVSTFSFRIHEEREILGLDPKTTYNRFCGDEEKACEQPTHWRIAY; this comes from the exons ATGGCGGCGCTTGCCGTCGTCTTTCTACTCCTTTGGGCGGCATCCTGGCCGTCGGCCTCGGCCTCCGGCGAAGAGTTCTGGCCTGGCCAGTCGGCAGCCGACATCCTGTCGGGGGCGGCGTCCCGCAGACG GTACCTTCTGTACGATGTCAATCCCCCCGAGGGCTTCAACCTCCGCAGAGATGTCTACATCCGAATTGCCTCCCTCCTGAAGACTCTGCTGAAGACGGAGGAGTGGGCGCTGGTGCTGCCCCCCTGGGGCCGCCTCTACCACTGGCAGAGCCCTGACATTCACCAGGTCCGGATTCCCTGGTCCGACTTCTTTGACCTTCCAAGCCTCAACAGAAACATCCCCGTCATCGAGTACGAGCAGTTCATCGCAG AGTCTGGCGGGCCCTTCATCGACCAGGTCTACGTCCTGCAAGGCTACGCGGAAGGCTGGAAGGAGGGGGCCTGGGAGGAGAAGATTGACAGCCGGCCCTGCATCGAGCCGCCGCTGTACTCTCAGGACAAGCACGAGTATTACAG AGGATGGTTTTGGGGTTACGAAGAGACGAGGGGTTTAAACGtttcctgtctgtctgtccagGGATCGGCCTCCATCATCGCGCCTGTGCTATTGAGAAACACGTCTGCACG GTCTGTGATGTTGGACCGAGCTGAGAACCTCCTCCACGACCACTACGGCGGGAAGGAGTATTGGGAC ACCCGGCGCAGCATGGTGTTCGCCAGGCACCTGCGGGCGGTGGGGGACGAGTTCAGGAGCAGGTACCTCAACTCCACGGACGTGGCTGATGGAATCCCCTTTGAGGAGGACTGGACCCGGATGAAG GTCAAGCTGGGCTCCTCGCTGGGGGGCCCATACCTGGGCGTCCACCTGAGGAGGAAAGACTTCATCTGGGGGCACAGGGAGGACGTGCCCAGCCTGGACGGGGCCGTGCGGAAGATCCGCAGCCTCATGAAGGCCCACCAGCTGGACAAGGTGTTCGTGGCCACAGATGCCGTCAGGAAGG AGCTGGAGGAGTTGCGGAGGCTGCTGCCTGAGATGGTGCGTTTCGAACCCACGtgggaagagctggagctctacaaGGACGGGGGCGTGGCCATCGTGGACCAGTGGATCTGTGCGCATGCCCG GTTTTTTATTGGCACATCAGTCTCCACGTTCTCCTTTCGAATTCACGAGGAGAGGGAGATCCTGGGCTTGGACCCCAAGACAACATACAACCGGTTCTGTGGGGACGAGGAGAAGGCCTGTGAGCAGCCCACTCACTGGAGGATTGCGTACTGA